From a single Metopolophium dirhodum isolate CAU chromosome 6, ASM1992520v1, whole genome shotgun sequence genomic region:
- the LOC132947437 gene encoding lamin Dm0-like isoform X2 — protein sequence MMDIFQFKDDYIEQQLNDTRSLDEIRRLNEKYHFRLLNELKAKAKAKAKAKHNTNQNKNKIQHLKNKLQHKNSTLDAIKEDVNVANLPITELTKSRDNLLSSNNNYLRKINDLEQLRVLQGPNYMSEIHVLDQQLTAMQIDISKKVEKHQDLMNIENITYRKLLVSEQRGLDITPNPSVVGGPSVKKSKLFGRGEIDNKVSNIITVSSTSDIEIGEVCPDGQFVQLYNKGSKEFALRGYELVRTTVEQNVSTVFKFHGSVNLGAGNSLTVWSSTASNQIHKYSAGSIIMDIQAWVVGDYMATILLNPEGQEVATHKLKKRLGFSFTIQ from the exons ATGATGGACATTTTCCAATTTAAAGAT GATTATATTGAACAACAACTCAATGATACAAGAAGCCTAGATGAAATTCGacgtttaaatgaaaaataccaTTTTAGATTACTTAATGAATTAAAAGCTAAGGCCAAGGCTAAAGCTAAAgctaaacataatacaaatcaGAATAAGAACAAG attcaacatttgaaaaataaattgcaacACAAAAATAGTACTTTGGATGCAATTAAAGAAGATGTAAATGTGGCCAATTTACCTATTACTGAATTAACAAAATCAAGAGATAATTTATTGtcctctaataataattatttg aggaAAATTAACGATTTAGAACAGTTAAGAGTACTTCAAGGACCTAACTATATGTCTGAAATTCATGTACTTGATCAACAATTAACAGCCATGCAAATTGATATTTCCAAGAAAGTAGAAAAACATCAAGATTTAATGAATATAGAAAATATCACTTATCGAAAATTATTAGTGAGTGAACAAAGGGGATTAGATATTACTCCAAATCCGTCTGTAGTTGGCGGCCCAAGTgtcaaaaaaagtaaattgtttgGGCGTGGCGAAATAGACAATAAAGTTTCTAATATTATCACTGTTTCATCAACTAGTGATATTGAAATTGGGGAAGTGTGTCCAGATGGACAGTTTGTACAATTATACAACAAAGGATCAAAG gaATTTGCATTGAGAGGATATGAATTAGTACGCACTACTGTTGAGCAAAATGTTTCTACTGTTTTCAAGTTTCATGGATCGGTAAATCTTGGAGCTGGTAATTCGTTAACTGTATGGTCTTCTACTGCCAGTaatcaaatacataaatatagtgCTGGATCAATTATCATGGACATTCAAGCTTGGGTTGTTGGTGATTATATGGCTACAATACTTTTAAATCCTGAGGGACAA GAAGTAGCAActcataaacttaaaaaaaggcTAGGTTTCTCTTTCACGATCCAATGA
- the LOC132947437 gene encoding lamin Dm0-like isoform X5, which produces MMDIFQFKDDYIEQQLNDTRSLDEIRRLNEKYHFRLLNELKAKAKAKAKAKHNTNQNKNKRKINDLEQLRVLQGPNYMSEIHVLDQQLTAMQIDISKKVEKHQDLMNIENITYRKLLVSEQRGLDITPNPSVVGGPSVKKSKLFGRGEIDNKVSNIITVSSTSDIEIGEVCPDGQFVQLYNKGSKEFALRGYELVRTTVEQNVSTVFKFHGSVNLGAGNSLTVWSSTASNQIHKYSAGSIIMDIQAWVVGDYMATILLNPEGQEVATHKLKKRLGFSFTIQ; this is translated from the exons ATGATGGACATTTTCCAATTTAAAGAT GATTATATTGAACAACAACTCAATGATACAAGAAGCCTAGATGAAATTCGacgtttaaatgaaaaataccaTTTTAGATTACTTAATGAATTAAAAGCTAAGGCCAAGGCTAAAGCTAAAgctaaacataatacaaatcaGAATAAGAACAAG aggaAAATTAACGATTTAGAACAGTTAAGAGTACTTCAAGGACCTAACTATATGTCTGAAATTCATGTACTTGATCAACAATTAACAGCCATGCAAATTGATATTTCCAAGAAAGTAGAAAAACATCAAGATTTAATGAATATAGAAAATATCACTTATCGAAAATTATTAGTGAGTGAACAAAGGGGATTAGATATTACTCCAAATCCGTCTGTAGTTGGCGGCCCAAGTgtcaaaaaaagtaaattgtttgGGCGTGGCGAAATAGACAATAAAGTTTCTAATATTATCACTGTTTCATCAACTAGTGATATTGAAATTGGGGAAGTGTGTCCAGATGGACAGTTTGTACAATTATACAACAAAGGATCAAAG gaATTTGCATTGAGAGGATATGAATTAGTACGCACTACTGTTGAGCAAAATGTTTCTACTGTTTTCAAGTTTCATGGATCGGTAAATCTTGGAGCTGGTAATTCGTTAACTGTATGGTCTTCTACTGCCAGTaatcaaatacataaatatagtgCTGGATCAATTATCATGGACATTCAAGCTTGGGTTGTTGGTGATTATATGGCTACAATACTTTTAAATCCTGAGGGACAA GAAGTAGCAActcataaacttaaaaaaaggcTAGGTTTCTCTTTCACGATCCAATGA
- the LOC132947437 gene encoding lamin Dm0-like isoform X3: MMDIFQFKDDYIEQQLNDTRSLDEIRRLNEKYHFRLLNELKAKAKAKAKAKHNTNQNKNKVYRRYRKFQINQIQHLKNKLQHKNSTLDAIKEDVNVANLPITELTKSRDNLLSSNNNYLRKINDLEQLRVLQGPNYMSEIHVLDQQLTAMQIDISKKVEKHQDLMNIENITYRKLLVSEQRGLDITPNPSVVGGPSVKKSKLFGRGEIDNKVSNIITVSSTSDIEIGEVCPDGQFVQLYNKGSKFHGSVNLGAGNSLTVWSSTASNQIHKYSAGSIIMDIQAWVVGDYMATILLNPEGQEVATHKLKKRLGFSFTIQ; this comes from the exons ATGATGGACATTTTCCAATTTAAAGAT GATTATATTGAACAACAACTCAATGATACAAGAAGCCTAGATGAAATTCGacgtttaaatgaaaaataccaTTTTAGATTACTTAATGAATTAAAAGCTAAGGCCAAGGCTAAAGCTAAAgctaaacataatacaaatcaGAATAAGAACAAGGTATATCGACGTTATCGAAAATTTCAGATAAATCAG attcaacatttgaaaaataaattgcaacACAAAAATAGTACTTTGGATGCAATTAAAGAAGATGTAAATGTGGCCAATTTACCTATTACTGAATTAACAAAATCAAGAGATAATTTATTGtcctctaataataattatttg aggaAAATTAACGATTTAGAACAGTTAAGAGTACTTCAAGGACCTAACTATATGTCTGAAATTCATGTACTTGATCAACAATTAACAGCCATGCAAATTGATATTTCCAAGAAAGTAGAAAAACATCAAGATTTAATGAATATAGAAAATATCACTTATCGAAAATTATTAGTGAGTGAACAAAGGGGATTAGATATTACTCCAAATCCGTCTGTAGTTGGCGGCCCAAGTgtcaaaaaaagtaaattgtttgGGCGTGGCGAAATAGACAATAAAGTTTCTAATATTATCACTGTTTCATCAACTAGTGATATTGAAATTGGGGAAGTGTGTCCAGATGGACAGTTTGTACAATTATACAACAAAGGATCAAAG TTTCATGGATCGGTAAATCTTGGAGCTGGTAATTCGTTAACTGTATGGTCTTCTACTGCCAGTaatcaaatacataaatatagtgCTGGATCAATTATCATGGACATTCAAGCTTGGGTTGTTGGTGATTATATGGCTACAATACTTTTAAATCCTGAGGGACAA GAAGTAGCAActcataaacttaaaaaaaggcTAGGTTTCTCTTTCACGATCCAATGA
- the LOC132947437 gene encoding lamin Dm0-like isoform X1 — protein MMDIFQFKDDYIEQQLNDTRSLDEIRRLNEKYHFRLLNELKAKAKAKAKAKHNTNQNKNKVYRRYRKFQINQIQHLKNKLQHKNSTLDAIKEDVNVANLPITELTKSRDNLLSSNNNYLRKINDLEQLRVLQGPNYMSEIHVLDQQLTAMQIDISKKVEKHQDLMNIENITYRKLLVSEQRGLDITPNPSVVGGPSVKKSKLFGRGEIDNKVSNIITVSSTSDIEIGEVCPDGQFVQLYNKGSKEFALRGYELVRTTVEQNVSTVFKFHGSVNLGAGNSLTVWSSTASNQIHKYSAGSIIMDIQAWVVGDYMATILLNPEGQEVATHKLKKRLGFSFTIQ, from the exons ATGATGGACATTTTCCAATTTAAAGAT GATTATATTGAACAACAACTCAATGATACAAGAAGCCTAGATGAAATTCGacgtttaaatgaaaaataccaTTTTAGATTACTTAATGAATTAAAAGCTAAGGCCAAGGCTAAAGCTAAAgctaaacataatacaaatcaGAATAAGAACAAGGTATATCGACGTTATCGAAAATTTCAGATAAATCAG attcaacatttgaaaaataaattgcaacACAAAAATAGTACTTTGGATGCAATTAAAGAAGATGTAAATGTGGCCAATTTACCTATTACTGAATTAACAAAATCAAGAGATAATTTATTGtcctctaataataattatttg aggaAAATTAACGATTTAGAACAGTTAAGAGTACTTCAAGGACCTAACTATATGTCTGAAATTCATGTACTTGATCAACAATTAACAGCCATGCAAATTGATATTTCCAAGAAAGTAGAAAAACATCAAGATTTAATGAATATAGAAAATATCACTTATCGAAAATTATTAGTGAGTGAACAAAGGGGATTAGATATTACTCCAAATCCGTCTGTAGTTGGCGGCCCAAGTgtcaaaaaaagtaaattgtttgGGCGTGGCGAAATAGACAATAAAGTTTCTAATATTATCACTGTTTCATCAACTAGTGATATTGAAATTGGGGAAGTGTGTCCAGATGGACAGTTTGTACAATTATACAACAAAGGATCAAAG gaATTTGCATTGAGAGGATATGAATTAGTACGCACTACTGTTGAGCAAAATGTTTCTACTGTTTTCAAGTTTCATGGATCGGTAAATCTTGGAGCTGGTAATTCGTTAACTGTATGGTCTTCTACTGCCAGTaatcaaatacataaatatagtgCTGGATCAATTATCATGGACATTCAAGCTTGGGTTGTTGGTGATTATATGGCTACAATACTTTTAAATCCTGAGGGACAA GAAGTAGCAActcataaacttaaaaaaaggcTAGGTTTCTCTTTCACGATCCAATGA
- the LOC132947437 gene encoding lamin Dm0-like isoform X4, producing MMDIFQFKDDYIEQQLNDTRSLDEIRRLNEKYHFRLLNELKAKAKAKAKAKHNTNQNKNKVYRRYRKFQINQRKINDLEQLRVLQGPNYMSEIHVLDQQLTAMQIDISKKVEKHQDLMNIENITYRKLLVSEQRGLDITPNPSVVGGPSVKKSKLFGRGEIDNKVSNIITVSSTSDIEIGEVCPDGQFVQLYNKGSKEFALRGYELVRTTVEQNVSTVFKFHGSVNLGAGNSLTVWSSTASNQIHKYSAGSIIMDIQAWVVGDYMATILLNPEGQEVATHKLKKRLGFSFTIQ from the exons ATGATGGACATTTTCCAATTTAAAGAT GATTATATTGAACAACAACTCAATGATACAAGAAGCCTAGATGAAATTCGacgtttaaatgaaaaataccaTTTTAGATTACTTAATGAATTAAAAGCTAAGGCCAAGGCTAAAGCTAAAgctaaacataatacaaatcaGAATAAGAACAAGGTATATCGACGTTATCGAAAATTTCAGATAAATCAG aggaAAATTAACGATTTAGAACAGTTAAGAGTACTTCAAGGACCTAACTATATGTCTGAAATTCATGTACTTGATCAACAATTAACAGCCATGCAAATTGATATTTCCAAGAAAGTAGAAAAACATCAAGATTTAATGAATATAGAAAATATCACTTATCGAAAATTATTAGTGAGTGAACAAAGGGGATTAGATATTACTCCAAATCCGTCTGTAGTTGGCGGCCCAAGTgtcaaaaaaagtaaattgtttgGGCGTGGCGAAATAGACAATAAAGTTTCTAATATTATCACTGTTTCATCAACTAGTGATATTGAAATTGGGGAAGTGTGTCCAGATGGACAGTTTGTACAATTATACAACAAAGGATCAAAG gaATTTGCATTGAGAGGATATGAATTAGTACGCACTACTGTTGAGCAAAATGTTTCTACTGTTTTCAAGTTTCATGGATCGGTAAATCTTGGAGCTGGTAATTCGTTAACTGTATGGTCTTCTACTGCCAGTaatcaaatacataaatatagtgCTGGATCAATTATCATGGACATTCAAGCTTGGGTTGTTGGTGATTATATGGCTACAATACTTTTAAATCCTGAGGGACAA GAAGTAGCAActcataaacttaaaaaaaggcTAGGTTTCTCTTTCACGATCCAATGA